GCAAGAAATTATAAGTGGTTGAACAGAGCACGATTGCATGACAGTTCAAGGTGACAACCAATCAGTGGGCATGTTTGACTAGAGGATGGATTAAACTTAATACGGATGGAGCTGTATCGAGAAATAGCTCATTTGCAAGCATTGGGGGAGTGTTTAGAAGTGTCGACAGCAAGTGGTTAGGTGGTTTTTTGATGAAGTTAGGAAAGGATTCAATTTTTAAGATTGAGGCAAAAGCCTTACTTGAAGGCCTACTTATATCATGGAGGAAAAGTTATCAACAGTTGGAAGTGGAATGTGATAATGCTCTCTTAGTTGAATTGATTTTAGCTGGCGGAGTTGCATATAGTCATTTGACTGAAATGTATCTTATCCATCATTTATTGAGTCGAAATTGGAAAGTCCTTGTTCGTCATATTCTGATGTCGCAAACTATAGTAGCTAATCATATGGCCAAGTGTATGATGACTAATTCTACAAAAATTCATTGGTTTGAAAAACCCCCCGCAATCAGTTAAAAGTTTAATTAAGGCATATTATGTTCTTACTTTAAGTCACTAgtgtaattttttgaatttttcactTTAAGATatcatttttccaaaaaaattataaaagtaaaagttaaaaataatttaaaattttcggtTTAAAAATATGATTAATTTAAAAAAGTTACTTTGGATTTGAAATTATGATTTGATGGAGCTAGAATTAGATTTCCGACGCTTGGTTAGGGGGGAAAACTGTTTATTTCCCACATTAAAACTTTGACTCTTCGTTTCTATCAATTTTACAGCCCATTTGAAAAGAAAACCTTCTGAAATCAGTCCTTCACCCCCCTTTTTCTTTCCCTATAAAACCATCAAACAAACAAACAAGTAGCATCCCCCCCCCCcccactctctctctctcttaatGGCACCAAAGCGTTCAAACCCTGTTGAAGTCCCAGCACCCGCTTTTTCATCTGAAGAAGATGAAAAGGTGACTTCTTCTGAGGAAGTAGAAGAAGAAGGGTCTTCAACTGAGGAAGAAGGTGAGGAAGACTCCAAAACCAAGCCTACTCCATTGATCCACAATACCCCACCACCCAGAAAGCTTGAAACAGCTAATGATGAATCTGATGAATCCGGTTCTGATTCCGAATCTGAATCCGACACCGCTCTACCGGTTGCTATTGCGACGAAACCCGGATCGAATAAGCCCTTGGCTTCTTCATCTAAACGGCCTGGGGAGTCTGGGTTGGATGCCAAAGAAGGGAAACGACCCAAGAAGAAGGTTGGGGGAGAAGGGATGGCTACTGCACCTGTTGTGGAGGAGGTGAAAAGGACTGGTGAAGATGCAAAGAAGCTGCTGTTCCAGCGGTTGTTCAGTGAAGATGATGAGATTGCTTTGTTGAAAGGTATGTTGGATTATTCTGCTAAAACAGGGGCTGACCCTCATACTGATATGAATGGGTTTTATGACTTCGTTAAGAAATCGATTCATACTAATGTTAGCAAAGTACAATTGATGGATAAGGTTAGAAGACTAaagaaaaaattcaaaaacaatgTTGGTAAAAATAAGAAGGGTGAGGATCCAACTTTCTCTAAAGCCCATGAACAAAAAGCTTTTGAGTTGTCGAAAAAGATTTGGGGAGTTAGTGGAAAAGTTGAGTCTTCAACTGCCAAGTCGAATGGGAAAGCCAAGGGGAATAACAAGGCAGTGGCAGCATTGAAAGCTGAGTTGCCTTCTTCATCCGATAAGAAAACAGACAATGCGGTGCCAATAGAGGTCGATAATGTGGTGTCTAAGAGTTCCAGTAGTTTGCTTGATATGAAATTTAGTGTCTCTGACACGGAAGTAGGAGTTGTAAAGGTCGGGTTGGATATGGTTGATGGTGAAAAGAAGGCTGCTTTGGAGGCAAAATGGAGGAAATTGCAAATGGCGCAGTTGGACTTGTTTGTTGAGCGAACTGAATTTGTGACTGAGCAAGCTAAGTTGGCGCTGAAATATTACAAGTCCGAAGACGAATAGATTGGCAAGCAATGAAATTTTTTAACTTCTGTGATTATTAGGTAAGTAAGATGCCTTTGGTAACTTTAGGATGGTATTTTTGTCTTGCACAGAGATTAACTTATGCTGTTCAGCATATTTGGAAGTGCTTAATCCTTTTGTTTCATGTTATGGTAATATATTTTGTTTGTTGGTCTGCTGCAACCCTCTATTGACCCTGATTCGGTGCTTACTTTACTTCTTAAACTGCTGCTGCCATCTCtcttaatttactttttaaattgCTTCACCTCCAAGGTATTGCTATTTTTCtgccattttccaaaaattcCTCACTTGTAAATCAATCTTTTTTTGGTTCCAAAATTGCTACACCTTGTTGTACAAATCAGGTACTGAACATGTTCAAACATCTGCTGCTATTTGGCTTAATTTAATGCCGCTTTACCATCTCATTGTTCACCCATTGTTTCCATTCAAATTGTTTTGAATTGTCATTGCACATGCTGCTAATTGCTTCATCGTTTGCctcaaaaatccaaaaaaatgGTGATTCTTCCTTCAAGGCTTGCTTCCATAGCTGGATTGAATCGATTGAGGCCATTGTTGCACCAACCGAAATTCTTGGCACAAGGTACTGCTTTTTTGCTTTTCAATTGGTTACTGTGTGCTTGCCGACCAGCAGTTATTTGCTTTCATCATTAACCTTCAGTTGGCTCTCCAAATCACTACTGCTCCAAAATGAGCCAGTACAACAGCCTTAGCAGAAACACCAATGGCTACAAGTTGTACCAATTAATTGTTGTAATAGTGGGATCATGACCATGCAAACGTAATTAAAGTGAAGATTTAGATTTAGGCTTAGGTAGGTACATAAAGCCCCTACATCGCCGCCATGGAAACTACAACACCCTCACCTCATTTATGAAAAAACCAGCTCTCCCTCTTTCTAAATTCCAACAaaacaagaaataaataaataaataaatttatctgTATCCACTCAAAGGTTTCTCTTACACTTCCAATCTATCTAATCCAACTATAacgttttctttttttaataaaaaatgtcCAACCTACGTTCTCTATTCTTCCATGTCCCATTTCCTTATTCGGCATTGCACCCCAAATCCCGTTCCTACTTTTTCTGACTGCAGGTGTCTAGGAatctgaattttttttaaaaagcttcttttttctttttcccataattatctttaattcaattcaaatctcatcactgataataaaataaaattc
The Gossypium arboreum isolate Shixiya-1 chromosome 10, ASM2569848v2, whole genome shotgun sequence genome window above contains:
- the LOC108489642 gene encoding probable transcription factor At1g61730, translating into MAPKRSNPVEVPAPAFSSEEDEKVTSSEEVEEEGSSTEEEGEEDSKTKPTPLIHNTPPPRKLETANDESDESGSDSESESDTALPVAIATKPGSNKPLASSSKRPGESGLDAKEGKRPKKKVGGEGMATAPVVEEVKRTGEDAKKLLFQRLFSEDDEIALLKGMLDYSAKTGADPHTDMNGFYDFVKKSIHTNVSKVQLMDKVRRLKKKFKNNVGKNKKGEDPTFSKAHEQKAFELSKKIWGVSGKVESSTAKSNGKAKGNNKAVAALKAELPSSSDKKTDNAVPIEVDNVVSKSSSSLLDMKFSVSDTEVGVVKVGLDMVDGEKKAALEAKWRKLQMAQLDLFVERTEFVTEQAKLALKYYKSEDE